The sequence below is a genomic window from Anaerocolumna chitinilytica.
GACAGCCTTGAATCGTCGTCCTTAAAATACAGGGTATCACGCATGTCTTTTGGCATCTGGTCAATAAAACAGAAGATGCATTTATTATGACAGGAGCGGTAATCGCTCATAAGGCTGTTCTCAAAATCAATCCCCAAATCATCATCATAATCTTTATCAACTTCAAGAATCCACTCTTCACCATTACCTTTTCTGATAAGAATCTCGATATATTCATCCTTGATAAGGTACTGGTAATCAAAAACATCATCTATTTCTTCCTCATTGATAGCAATAAGATAGTCACCAGGTTCAATGCCCATCTCTTCACCAATGGAATCGGGGGCTACTGTTTTTATCAGGTGGCCCTTTGGTTTCTTATTCATTATAACCTCTTTTCTAAATATCCATCTTAGAGTGCATAACTATTATACACATATACCACTAGATTGTAAATGGCGGTGTTGGGGCGGTTCGCAACAAAGCTACAGTTTGGTATCGAATGGTAAATAGGGATTTTGGGGACGGACGATGGCAGTTGATTCCATTCAACCATTTTCTTGTTCTGAGTTTCGAATTCCACTAAAATGCCAGCAGTTATTCCTGACAGGCTAAATTAAGCCAAACTCGCTGTTCCTCTTTTGGCTGTGTAATATGGTGCGCTCAGACATGGCGTAATTTATCCTAGGAATAACTGCTGCCATTTAAGTGTCATACGAAACTCCTCAATAGAAAATGGCTGAATGGAATCAGCTGCCATCTGTGTACTGATAAACAATATCTATTCCTCTATTCCAAGACTGACTTTAGTATATAGTACGGCAATGGCTACTACTAATTTGTCACAGACAGAAGACAGGTGGGGATATTCGGAAGGTTGGTCTCGAAAGGTTCCTTATGACACTTAAGCTGCCGAAAACGTAACTAGGAAAAGCAGTGCCATGTTTGAGCTCAGAAAACTTACGCAGCCATATTGATCACAGCGAGTTTGGCACTGGTTTGACTGCCAGTTACGTTTCCGGCAGTTTTAGTGGAATAAGGGTTCTTGAGGAACCAATCTTCGGAATATCCCCACCTGTCATCGTCCGTTTGATATTCTTTTCTTTCTCTTCCTTACCATAGAAAGTTTTATATATTGCATATCTTCCTAATAGTAGTTATGATAGTATAGGAATAACCTTTTTGAATGGATGATTGAATCCAAGAATAATCTGGCAGACAATTTGGATGGTTTCTTACGTTATATGCTTTTTGAAATCAGGAATTAGCTTAAAAGGAGACAAAGAGATGACATTGCAGCAATTAAAATATGTGGTGACCGTAGCAGATAAGGGAACGATAAGTGAGGCTGCAAAAGAACTGTTTATTTCTCAGCCAAGCCTTACAAATGCTATCAAAGAACTGGAAAATGAAATGCAGATTACCATATTTAACAGAACAAATAAAGGTATTATCGTATCCAATGCGGGAGATGAATTCCTTGCTTATGCCAGACAAGTTCTTGAACAGGCCAATCTCTTAGAGGAAAGATATCTGAATGTGAAGAAACAAAGCGCGAGGTTTTCCGTTTCGGCGCAGCACTACTCCTTTGCCGTAAATGCATTTGTCGATGTGATTCGCGAATTTGGAGGCAGTCAATATGATTTTACCCTCAGAGAAACACAAACGAATGAGATTATTGAAGATGTAAGCAGGTTAAAGAGTGAGATAGGAATTCTATATACCTCAGTAAAAAATGAAGAAGTAATTCAAAAACTCATAAGGCAGAACAGTCTGGAATTTGAGGAGCTCTTTGTTGCAAAGCCCCATGTGTTTATTAGTTCAAAACATCCTCTTGCTAAGCGAGAGCAGATTACTTTAAAAGAACTGGATGAGTACCCTTACCTTTCTTTTGAACAGGGAGATTATAATTCTTTTTATTTCTCGGAAGAGATTCTTAGTACCATTGACCGGAACAAAAATATAAAAGTAAGGGACAGGGCAACCCTTTTTAATCTTGCGGTAGGATTAAACGGATATACTGTCAGTACCGGAGTAATCAGCAAAGAACTCAATGGTGAGAATATCATTGCAAGACCTCTTATGGTAGACGAATATATGCGGGTAGGGACTATAAAGCAAAGAAATATGCCTCTTAGCCGCTATGGAAAAGCATACATTGAGGCTTTGAAAAAGCATGTGTCAGAATATACGGTTAAGTAATGTAGGCTGATAAAAATGATAGAAATCTTTGTATAATATGTGTCGGATATAGTTAATTGCTATATCAAACACATATTTTTTTGTATTTTTCAATATTATTGAAATGCATTATACTACTAACAACATTTACAAATTACATACAGATATACAAAAATTATTATGAATTCCCATTAAGAAAGGAAGGCAGATATATGAGTAAAAATGCACCGTTTAAATTTGATATAGTAGGAAGTTTTTTAAGACCTGTTTATCTAAAACAGGCAAGAGAAGAGTATGCAAATGGAAAGATTGCAGCCGAAGAGCTAAAGAGAGTGGAAGATAGAGCTATAACAGAATTAATTGTAAAACAGAAAGCAGTTGGATTGCCTGTTATAACAGATGGAGAGTTCAGAAGAAGTTCCTGGCACTTAGACTTTATGTGGGCTTTTAACGGGGTTGGGCATGAAAAAACAAAAGACGGTATTCCTTTCCATGATGAAGCTGCTTTGATTGATGATACCTTTCTTACCGGTAAAGTGTCTGTTGACAGTCACCCCTTTGTGGAACACTTTAAATTTGTGAAACAATTTGAAGATAATAATACGGTGGCCAGGCAGACAATCCCTGCTCCGGCACAGTTTTTATTTCAAATGATTATCCCCGGAAACGCAGAGAAGTCAAAAGCCATATATCAAAACGAATCGGATTTAATACTAGATATAGCTGAAGGGTATAAAAAAGTAATAAAGGATTTGTATGATGCCGGCTGCAGGAACATTCAGTTTGATGACTGCACCTGGGGTGTTTGTGTTGATCACAATGCTTGTTTTATATTAGGAACAGATGAAGAGGGACTGCAGGAGATTATTGACAAGTTGATTCATATCAATAATCTTGCTATTGAAGGAAAACCGGAAGATCTTGTAATAAACAGTCATATCTGCCGTGGGAATTTTCATTCTACCTGGGCTTGTGAGGGCAGCTATGACCGAGTTGCAAAGGATCTATTTGCAAAGGAGAATGTAAACGCGTTTTATCTGGAATTTGATGATGAACGGTCCGGGGATTTTGAACCTCTTCAATATGTAAGTGCTGATAAGCAGGTGGTATTAGGGCTTGTCACGACAAAATCACCTCAATTAGAGAAAAAAGAGGAGATTATCAAACGTATCCATGAAGCAGAAAAATACATCCCGCTGGAGAGGCTTTGCTTAAGTCCACAATGTGGCTTTGCTTCCACAGAAGAAGGAAATAAACTTACGGAAGAAGAGCAATGGGCTAAATTGAAGCTGATTCACGAGATAGTCAGTGAAGTATTCTAAAAAGGGAAGAAAGGCGACTTCTTTGTTTCTGGTTGACGCATTAATAGAATGATATATTGGGCATTAATAATGTTAAGCTAATTATAAACTAATACCGAAGGAGGAAAGCAACAGTATGGGTGAGAAGCATGCTATTAAAATCAGTGCAACAGTGAATGCGCCTGTAGAAGAAGTGTGGAAGTGCTGGACAGAACCGGAACATATTAAGAAATGGAACAATGCCTCAGAGGATTGGCATACTACAGCAGCAGTTAATGATTTAAGGGTTGGTGGTACGTTCCTCTCCAGGATGGAAGCAAAAGACGGAAGCTTTGGGTTTGACTTTTCAGGTGTCTATGATGAAGTGAAATTATATGAAATTATCGCATATAAGTTAGGAGATGAGAGAAAGGTCAGGATTACTTTTACCCGTGATGGAGAGTGCACAGAGATAGTCGAAGTATTTGATGCAGAGAGCACCAATTCTATCGAAATGCAGCAGGCAGGGTGGCAGTCCATACTGGATAATTTTAAACATTATACGGAAACAACCGTTTAATGTACAGTACTAAAAGATTATCCATACAGATTCGCATCAGGTAAACTGTTTTAAAAATTCATGTAATGAGAAATCAAATACCAGATGATTCATTGGAAATGGAAAAGGAATAAGTATTTTCAAAAGGGCAGGCTTGTATGAGAAACTACAGTCTGCCCAAATAATACGGATGGGATAGCCATAGTGCTAGAAGTTTAATATGGCTATATATTACTAAAATTTATTGAAATGAAGCTTTTGATATAGCAGCTGGCTATCATCATAAGGCTTTTTTTCTTCTCCTGGATAACCGATAGCTATAATGGATTCAACACTAAATTCTTCTGGAATCTCAAGGACCTTTCTAATATATTCCTCTGCTTTTTCCTCTTCCGTATGAAAACGTTCCCTTACCTGAATCCAACAAGAACCTAAGCCTAAATCTTCTACGGTCAGCTGGATAAAAGCAGAGGCGATAGAAGCATCCTCAATCCATACATCACTTGCTGTTTTATCCGCGATTACAACAATAGCGAGGGGAGCCGCTGCTAAATATTTTGGTCCCGGTGTTCTGCATTGTGAGAGTTGTAAGAGCAGTTCTGGTTCAGTGACAGCGATGAACTGCCAGGGTCTTATAGAACGGGAGGAGGGAGAGAGTAAGGCACTCTTAAGAATAAGGTCAATTTTCTCCTTCTCTACTTCTTTTTTTTGAAACATTCGGATACTTCTTCTGGATTTTAACAAATCGTACAGCATAATGTTCCTCCTTTCATATTGCAGATTATTTCGTCCGATAATCTGTTTTCAAACATTCTAGTGCAAAGTTAACAATCTGTCAACTTCTGCTGACTTTATTAACAGATCCACCATGGTGAAGGAGTACTCTTGAAAGAGAGGTATCTTGCCATATTGGCCTAACAGGAATATAATGACATCAATTTCTAACTACTTTTACATGACATTCAAGTAAAAAAGCCAAGTAATGAAAAATAAAATGGGATAAAGGAGATTGCAGATGAGACAAATTGAGAGCAGAAGAAGTGTGCGCAAATACCAGGATAAAAAAGTGGAGAAGGAGAAAATTCTACAGATGTTGGAAAGTGCCAGATTAGCTCCATCAGGCAGCAATACCCAGCCCTGGAACTTTATTATAGTTGAATCGGAAGGGACAAAAGAAAAATTAACGAGAGCTGACCATAATCAAAGGTGGATGTTATCAGCCCCTCTATTCTTAGTATGTATAGCTGATATTCGCAGCCGAATTGAGCATGGCGGCGAAATCAGTTTGGATGAGTATAGTCCTGATCCGGAGCTTAAGCAAATAATAAGAGATACCGCAATTGCCATTGAACATATTTTACTGGAAGCAGAGAATTTAGGACTATCAACTTGTTGGACGGCTTGGTTTCAACAAGAAGATGTCAGACCTGTCTTAAACATTCCAAAGGATAAGTATGTATGCGGAATCATAACTGTAGGTTACGGCGATGAAGTGCCAGAGAGACGCCCAAGAAAATGTATTGAAGAAATTATCCGATACGAGCAATGGTAAAGTCGGTAATTAAAACGTTAAATCGGATGTGCCATGCATGTAAAATAATTTGTCCAGTCTAATATGCTGGGCAAAGCTTTTATTTTAAGAATATCACAAATCCTTGACAACAATTGTCTTGAGACTATAATAGAGATAGTAATAAATTTGTAAATTTTGTAATATTCTTTCGAATCAATTGATTTATAGTCGACTTCTTGTGGAATGCCTCGACGATAGAAAAGAATGAATACTACGTTAAATTTTGAAAGTTTGTTAACTAATGTTAAAAAAATTTGAACATAATTGATAAATGTTGTTGCTTTTGGGGGAGGTTATGTTATAATTCCATATATCAATAATTCATTTTTGAAGTGATTCAAATTTTGATTCGTAGTATATGAAAGGGTTATATTGGATGAAACGAGCAAAAATACAGGATATTGCTGACTTACTGAATATTTCCAGGGTAACTGTTTGGAAAGTGTTTAACAACAAAGATGGCGTCTCAGAGGATATGAAACGCAAAGTATTAGAATGTGCGGCGGAGTTAAACTACCAGCCTTCCAAGCTCCAGGAAGTTGAATTGGCTATTCCGTTAAAAAAACAGACTCTGGTATCTGTTGTAGTGTCAAGGCCGGAAACCTCTGCATTTTGGGTGAAGATTATACACCAATTGGCAGAAGAGTTCTCAAACAGCGGAATCGGATTAATGTACACCTACCTTCCTGCACAAATACCGGAGGGTTATGTGCTGCCTCAATCTTTAACAGATGGAAGCATTCAGGGGATTATCATAATGAATGTATATGATGAAGAGATGCTTCAGCTATTAAACGGATTGTCAATACCAAAAGTATTTCTGGATATTGTTACGGATATGTCAGTGGAATCGTTGAATGGGGATTTATTACTGCTGGAAGGCCGTGATAGCATTAAAGAAATCGTTACTACTTTAATAAAGCGGGGACGTAAGCATATAGGCTTTATTGGAGATATACAATATGCAAAAACAAATATGGAAAGATACGAAGGATATGTATCAGCCATGTATCAATTTGGCATGCCCATTGAACCGAATATATGTTATACCGGAAATATGACCGTAAAAACATATGTAGAGATAATAGAAGAATTTATGAATAACATAAAACAGCTGCCAGATGCATTTGTATGTGTGAACGATCATGCAGCAAATATGCTAGTGCAGTATCTTGAAAGTCATGGACATCAAGTCCCCGGGGATGTGGCGGTATCCGGTTATGATGATAACAATGAATTTAATTATACAAAGAATTTAACTACCGTTCAGGTTAATAATTCTCAGATCGGTAAACGACTGGCAAAGCAGCTGTTATATCGAATTGACAATCCGGAGGATCCTTTTGAGGTAACTTATATTCGCACAAGAGTTGTCTACAGAAATTCAACGGAAATCTAGAATTAGATGGTTAGGGTAATATAAATTAGTTCCTCTGAAATTAATATATCCTGTAATATGAATATGCCTTGGAAAAGTACAAATACCACAAAAAAGTACATTTTCCAAGGCGTTTTTTTGTTTAATTTTATTGACATCAAATTTACACTATGTTATTATGATGTTAACTTTGTTACTATGTGTGTTAATAACGTTAACGAGTTAAGGAAAAGACCAATCATATTCATTAGTAAAGAAACCGCCAGTAGGCGTCCTAGGAGTGTTGCCGGGCGGTGGAAGGGGTAGGAATGAACAAGACAGAATGGCAGGACCCGACGTTTCTGCAAAAAGGCAGAGAAAAAGAAAGAGCTTATTTTATCCCATACCGTAATATGGACACAGCATTGCAAGGCACCAAAGAACAATCTTCTTCTTATCAATTGTTAAATGGGGAATGGGATTTTAAGTATTATGAGAAAGTCTATGACGTACCGGAAGTAATTGAACAATGGGACCGTATAACAGTTCCCTCAAACTGGCAGATGCATGGATATGATAAGCCCTACTACACCAACGTAAATTATCCGCATCCGGTAGACCCTCCTTATGTACCTGATGATAATCCGTGCGGAGTTTACAGAACAAGATTCTGTATCGATGAACAGGGGATGGAACAAGATACATACCTTGTACTGGAAGGTGTTAATTCCTGCTACTATCTCTATGTCAACGGAAGGGAAATTGGTTACAGCCAGTGCAGTCATATGCCGTCTGAATTTCGTTTAACACCTTACATGAAACAAGGGGATAACGAGTTAGTGGTTAAGGTCCTAAAATGGTGTGACGGAAGTTATCTGGAAGATCAGGACTTCTTCCGGTTATCGGGAATCTTTCGAGATGTTTATCTTATTTCCAGGGAAAAAACACATATTAGAGATATTAAAATCGAAAATGATCTGTCAAAGGTTTCTGCTCGAATTGAGATTTGCGATAACGGGAACTTAAACGAGGAAGCAATTGTCTGGAGCAGTCTTTATGATGGAAATGTTCTGCTTGAAAAGAAA
It includes:
- a CDS encoding nitroreductase family protein is translated as MLYDLLKSRRSIRMFQKKEVEKEKIDLILKSALLSPSSRSIRPWQFIAVTEPELLLQLSQCRTPGPKYLAAAPLAIVVIADKTASDVWIEDASIASAFIQLTVEDLGLGSCWIQVRERFHTEEEKAEEYIRKVLEIPEEFSVESIIAIGYPGEEKKPYDDSQLLYQKLHFNKF
- a CDS encoding LysR family transcriptional regulator; its protein translation is MTLQQLKYVVTVADKGTISEAAKELFISQPSLTNAIKELENEMQITIFNRTNKGIIVSNAGDEFLAYARQVLEQANLLEERYLNVKKQSARFSVSAQHYSFAVNAFVDVIREFGGSQYDFTLRETQTNEIIEDVSRLKSEIGILYTSVKNEEVIQKLIRQNSLEFEELFVAKPHVFISSKHPLAKREQITLKELDEYPYLSFEQGDYNSFYFSEEILSTIDRNKNIKVRDRATLFNLAVGLNGYTVSTGVISKELNGENIIARPLMVDEYMRVGTIKQRNMPLSRYGKAYIEALKKHVSEYTVK
- a CDS encoding 5-methyltetrahydropteroyltriglutamate--homocysteine S-methyltransferase, giving the protein MSKNAPFKFDIVGSFLRPVYLKQAREEYANGKIAAEELKRVEDRAITELIVKQKAVGLPVITDGEFRRSSWHLDFMWAFNGVGHEKTKDGIPFHDEAALIDDTFLTGKVSVDSHPFVEHFKFVKQFEDNNTVARQTIPAPAQFLFQMIIPGNAEKSKAIYQNESDLILDIAEGYKKVIKDLYDAGCRNIQFDDCTWGVCVDHNACFILGTDEEGLQEIIDKLIHINNLAIEGKPEDLVINSHICRGNFHSTWACEGSYDRVAKDLFAKENVNAFYLEFDDERSGDFEPLQYVSADKQVVLGLVTTKSPQLEKKEEIIKRIHEAEKYIPLERLCLSPQCGFASTEEGNKLTEEEQWAKLKLIHEIVSEVF
- a CDS encoding SRPBCC family protein; the encoded protein is MGEKHAIKISATVNAPVEEVWKCWTEPEHIKKWNNASEDWHTTAAVNDLRVGGTFLSRMEAKDGSFGFDFSGVYDEVKLYEIIAYKLGDERKVRITFTRDGECTEIVEVFDAESTNSIEMQQAGWQSILDNFKHYTETTV
- a CDS encoding LacI family DNA-binding transcriptional regulator: MKRAKIQDIADLLNISRVTVWKVFNNKDGVSEDMKRKVLECAAELNYQPSKLQEVELAIPLKKQTLVSVVVSRPETSAFWVKIIHQLAEEFSNSGIGLMYTYLPAQIPEGYVLPQSLTDGSIQGIIIMNVYDEEMLQLLNGLSIPKVFLDIVTDMSVESLNGDLLLLEGRDSIKEIVTTLIKRGRKHIGFIGDIQYAKTNMERYEGYVSAMYQFGMPIEPNICYTGNMTVKTYVEIIEEFMNNIKQLPDAFVCVNDHAANMLVQYLESHGHQVPGDVAVSGYDDNNEFNYTKNLTTVQVNNSQIGKRLAKQLLYRIDNPEDPFEVTYIRTRVVYRNSTEI
- a CDS encoding nitroreductase family protein; translation: MRQIESRRSVRKYQDKKVEKEKILQMLESARLAPSGSNTQPWNFIIVESEGTKEKLTRADHNQRWMLSAPLFLVCIADIRSRIEHGGEISLDEYSPDPELKQIIRDTAIAIEHILLEAENLGLSTCWTAWFQQEDVRPVLNIPKDKYVCGIITVGYGDEVPERRPRKCIEEIIRYEQW